From the genome of Desulfobaculum xiamenense:
GGCCAGCCACGTCCGCAAGGTTCGAGTGCGCATAACATCCCTCTTCATGCATTGAGAACGTTCTGGGAAAGCGGGGCGGCAGCCCACCGCCCCGCAACTTCATGCCGCAACAGTCAAACAGCGCCTATGCGCAGTCGTGGTGGTCCCACGGTTCGCGGCTGTCGCGAGCCATGGCGGCCTCCATGCGCTTCATGCCTTCACGCAGCTTCTCAAGCTCCTTGTCCTTGAAGTTGGGGTCCTTCAGGGCCTGGTAGAGCACTGCGCCTTCGCAGGTCTCGGGCTTGGGGAAGCCGAGCAGCTCGCAGATGGTGGGGACCACGTCCCACAGCCAGCAGGAGCGTTCCATGCGGAAGTTCTTCTTCACGTTGGGTCCGTTGAGGACCAGCAGCACGCCGAGCTTGCCCGGACCGTACTCGGCCGTGGGCAGCATGTGACCGTGCTGGCCACCGAACTCGGGGTACAGGGCGTAGACAACGTCGCCCACGCGGTCGCCGTACAGGCCGAGGATGCGGGCCTCGCGCTTGGGCAGGGCCAGCGCCACGGGGCGCTTGCCGGTCTCGGGGTCCACGTAGGTCAACAGGGCGTCACAGATCTCGCGCTGGACCTTCTCGTAGTCCTCAGGCTCCACGATACCCTCGGGATCGCGTCCCTTGAGGTTCACGTAGACGTAGACCTCGCGCTGGGGCACGGCCTTGGAGCGGGCGTAATCGGGAATGTTCTGGCTCAGGGCGATGGGGTTGACCTCGTTCTCCATGGCCTTGGAGTCGGTCTTGAAGGCCAGACCGGCGGGCTCAAGGGCCTTGTAGGGGTCGAACACCGGGCCGTCCGGGGTGGCACCGTGGTCGGAGACGAGCACCACCAGCGTGTCCTTGTCGGCCTGCGACAGGATGCGCTCGATCATGCGGTCCTCAAGCTCGTAGATGCGGCGATGGACTTCCCAGGCCTTCTCGCGCACGGCGGGGGAGCCTTCGTGCATGTCGGTCATGACCAGATGGTACATCCAGTCGATGGGATGGGAGTGCATGTAGAACAGGTCCCATTCCTGATTCTCGAGGAGATTCACGGCGCATTCGGCGTTCCACATGGAGAGGTTCTCGTTCATCTCCACGTAGGTATCGAGGTCGATGGAGCCGAGCATGGCCATGATCATGCCACCGTTGGAGTGGATGGAGCCCTTGGTGATGCGGTTGCCGTTCCAGGCCTCGGCGGGCTCGGCCCAACCCTTGGTGGGGGCCATGGTGCCCACAAGGAGCTTGAACTCGCTCAGGTCGTCGGCCAGCTCGATGAGCTTGCAGCGGAAGTGGACTTCCTCCTCGGTGCCGTCCTCCATGGCGATGGTGGTGAAGATCATCTCGCTCCACTGGCCCTTCTTCAGGGTGCACAGGGTGCTGTCGGCAGTCTTGCCGGTTGCGAGGGTGATCTCCTCGTAGCCGTTCTCGCCTTCGGGAGCGAGCACCCACCACGTGGTGTCCACGGGCTTCTTGATGCTCTTGGGGAAGGGCAGGCGGACTTCCATCTCCTGCGGATCGTCACCGAGCGCCTCAAAGCCTTCCCAGCCGTCGGCATCGGCGAATTCGCCACGGAAGCCGTTGGGGTAGATGTCGGTGGAGACGATGAAGTCCTCACAGACGTAGAAGGTGGAATCCAGTCCGGGCAGGCCCTTGCGGTTCTCGCCCACGTGGAAGCCGTTGCCGCCCACGATGACGCCGTTGGTCATGCGGGTGGGAGCGGAGCCGGGGTAGGTGAGCACCACGCACTTCTTGCCGGCCTTGTCGGCGGCTTCCCAGATGAACTCGGCGTTGATGCGCTCGCGGTCCCAATTCTGGGTGATGTTTTCGTTACCGGGGTTGGTTCCGGCGGTATGGTTGTGGAAGTCGGTCACGCCATGGGTTCCGGCGAAGGAACCGGTACCGATCGTCGCCCAGTTCGGCGGGGTGACGGTGGGGTAGGGGGGCATGCAATGCGTGGCGAAGGTGCCCTTTTCGATGAGCTTCTTGATGGTGGGCAGATACCCTTCCGCGACGTAGCGCTCCACCATGTGGGGGAGGGCGCAGTCGAGACCGATGAGCATAACCTTTGTCGGAGTCTTAGCCATTGTAACTTCCTTGATGTCCTTGAAAGTGAGACGATTTCACCTGTCAGCCACGCGGCTGATCCAATGTGTCTCCGCAAACGAATCCCTGCCCTGCCTTAAGCAACCAATGTGCCGGAATTCACAAATAACCCGGCAAGCAAGGCATTGTGCGGGTTGCGCTGGGTTTCCGTCTCTTCGGAGCAGCTTCGGAAGCTGGGTCACAATCGCGCACCTTCGCAAGATTTCCCTGCTCAACATGTTCATTTACCAGTGTTAACAGCAAACGGGTCATAACCGCGCATGCCGGTCAGAAACGCGCATCTGCCTGCGTCGCTCGTGCCCCATTTTCACAAGCTGGCTACCACGATCGGCGAAAAGGCGCACGCACCAATTGTTTTGTAGATAATCCGGGGTGTTGTGTGATGATCACGATTAGAAAAACATTCACGCTCCATCGGCTCCCACCGGGAGCGATGGGCGAAACGGTCCCTTCGCGCCCAAAAAAGGAACAGGCGGAGCGCGTTCATGCGCTCCGCCTGTTCATCGGCAGCCCGCCGCCTGTTGGATGGGGAGGACCTGCGGCGGGACGATTCGGGGAGGGGGAGGCCTCCCCGAAAGATCAAACGCTCATGCGGTGGATGATGGCCTCAAGCCGCGTGGCGAGTTCGGACAATTCACCGACCGAACCGCGAGAGCTAACCATCGCCGCGGCAGTCTCGCCGGAAATGCTATCCACTTCCACCGAGGCCTCGGAGATCTGCTCGCAGACCACGGACTGCTCCTCCGCAGCAGCGGCGATGTCCCGCACGCTGTCGGCGGCACGCTGCCCGGCCTCCACGATGGCCCGAAGCGCACCCAGCGCGCCATTGGCCATATCTGCGCTATTCCGGGCCGCATCCGCCGTGTCGCGCATGGCACCAACGCAGTTTTTCGTCTCCCTCTGGATGGCACCCACGGTTTCATCCACTCGCCTCGTGGCGGCCATGGTCTTCTCGGCCAGCTTACGCACCTCGTCGGCAACGACGGCGAACCCGCGTCCGGCATCTCCGGCGCGGGCGGCCTCGATGGCGGCATTGAGCGCCAGAAGATTCGTCTGGTCCGCAATGTCGCTGATGATGGTCATAACCTCGGCAATGCCCGAGGCCTGCGCCTCCAGCCCCTCGATCTGACCGGCCACGGCGGCAACCCGTCGATTGACCTCCACGGTGGACTCCACGGCCACCCCGACCACGCGCTGGCCCTCCTGCCCGCGCGAGAGCACATCCTCCGCCCCGGTGGCCGAAGACGCCGCGTTGCGCGAAATCTCAAGGATGGACGCATTCATCTCCGTCACGGCGGAAGCCACCTCGGCGGAGCGTTCGCGCTGCCGCGTCGCTCCCACCGTGGACTGTTCAATCTGCGCCCCAAGGGACTGCACGGCACCGGCAAGCCCCTCGCCAACGCCCAGGGCGTCGCGCGCGGCGGCCTCAAGCGTGCCCGCCTGCTCGCGGATGCGCTGTTCCTGCTCGCGAATGGCCGTCAGCTCGAACCACAGGGTCACCACGCCAAGCACCTCGTCATCCAGCGAATAGAACGGCGTGGCCACAATCTTGAATATCTTGCGGCTTCCGTCCGCAGCGGCGTATTCCACCTCGCGCTCGATGCGTGTGCGGTCACGCAGGGCCACATCGGCCGCCGTGGTCCGTCCGGCGTCGCCGCACACGAACTCGCCGGAGGTCATGCCGTTGTAGTCCTCGGGACGCCCCGGCTTGCCGAGGGCCGCGAGTATCTCTCCATTGCTGTGGACAATGCGCCCATCGCGATCGAGCACCCCGCACGGTACGGCAATGCTCTTGAGCACGCCGAGGCCGAAGCCGAGCTTCTCGCGCAATTCCGCGGTCATATGCACGATGCTCTCGCGCAGGTCCACGAATTCGCCACGAAATGTTCCCTCAAGACGGGCATCGAGATCGCCATCGGCCACGCGTCCCGCGTAGTCGGCCACGGCGCGAAGCGGACGAATGGCCAGAAAATGCACCAGCAGCGCAATGCCCACGCTCAACAGCAGCGTCTGCGCCACCCCGCCGACCAGCATGGTCCGACGGCTCGTCGCGAGACCTGCCAGCAGGTCGTCCTCCGCCGCCGTGGCGCACAGCACGATCCCCGCCTTGGACAGCGGTCGAGTCACCACACGCTTGGCCTCTCCCCGCCACTCGTAGTTCAGCACGCCATCCGGCGCCGCCAGCGCCTTGCGGACAAAATCGGTCTTCGAACCGCCCGCGAGGAGTAGCGAACCGTCGGGATGCGCAACGAAGCGTCCGGCGGCATCGATAGCGAAGACATAGCCCGTGGCTCCAATGCGCACGTCATCCAGAAAGCGTCGGGCGAAAAGAGTCCAATCCACAGCGCAGGCCATGCCGCCAACCACGCGGCCCTCGTGCCGCAACACCCGTGCGGCATGAAAGACCAATGGGCCGTCCGCCCCCATGCGCGTCACGCGGGTATCCACGGCGTCGTCCGCGCCCCCCATGATCTCTCCGAAGAACGGTTGCCCGGAGACGTCCGTCCCGCGCAGGATCGCTCCGGAAACGTCGGTGCCCGCAGTGACGACGCCCTTGGCATTGAAGATGAAGAGGGCGGCGAAGCGCTCCTCGGCGTCAAGGACGTCCTTCAGGAACTTCTCCGCGTAGGGAACCGGGGTAGGGTAATAGAGGATGGAACTGGCCAGCGTCCGCTGGGATTCGAGAATGCGCAAGGTGCCGAAGCCGCCGGAGAGATAGTCCTCAAACGAGCGCCCAAGGGCATCCGCCGTCTCGGCCATTGCGCCGGTTTCCGCATCCAGCGACTGCGTACGCAGACGACTGTCCATGTACCACATGGACGCGGCAACGGAGACGAGAATCACAAGAACCGTGGGAACAAGAAACATCCATTGCAAGGGTATCCGCTTTCGCATCGCACGAGTCCATCGTTTGTCGTTTTCGAAGCAACCATTCCGTGAAACCGCATGGAATGGCGCGGGGTTGCTTGCAATCCCCGTACCCCAGCCCGACAAGACGAAAGCCGCCATCCATGCGCATCGGCAAGGCATGCGCCCCGCGCGGACGTGGGACACGAACGCGCAGTGGACGCGGCATGTAAATTCAACATACTGATATTGTTGAGCTTATATACAAGGGGTCATTTCCGCACGGTTTGCCCCCGAAATGCCTCGGCGCAACAGACCGCCAGATCAAGAAGAGGGCAGGGGACACGGACAGGATGGCGAACGCACAAAACGAAAAAACCCTCACGCTTTCGCGTGAGGGCATGCTTTCGAATGGTGCCACGGCACAGAATTGAACTGCGGACACGGGGATTTTCAGTCCCCTGCTCTACCAACTGAGCTACCGTGGCCCCCGTTGGAGACCTGTGTTTAGCCAAACCCCATACCCTTGGCAAGCACTTTTTTCAGATTTTTTACTTTCCCGCCTCCGGGCTGGGAAATGCGGACAACTGTCAGCGTTGGAGAAACGGGAATCGCACCCTCAGAAGCTGACGCGAACGGCCACGCCGTACACGCGTGTCGTGTTCTCCGGCTCGACAACCGTCGAATACGGCGCGCCGCCGAGGCTCACCTCGTCGGAGTCGGACTCGTCGATGTCCCAGTACCGGATGTAGGGTTCGACCACGACGCCGAAGCCGTCAAAGGTGTAAGCGACGAACACGGCCCCGCGCAGGCCGTAGCCGTCGAACATGTCCTGATCGTTGCGCGCATCGTCGAGGCCGGAAACGGCCTGACTCAGGCGGCTCTTCACGCGGCCGCCCCAGAAGATGTCGTACTCGCCGCACAGGCCGAAGCGCCACTTCCCGCGCACGAAGGCCAGCTCCGCACCGACGGGCGAATAGAGCTGGCGGATTTCGCGCTCGTACCCGCCGCTGCCCTCAATATCATCGAACCAGTAGCGATAGCCGATGCCGATGAACGGCGTCAGCGCCCAGTCCCCGCGGTCAATGTCGTAGCCCACGAGGGCGCGCAATTGAAACAGCGAATCCTCGGTGTCGCTCTCGCGCGGCGCGCCTGCCTGCGTCTGCCCGTCATAATCGAGTCCGCCGCCCAAGTATTCCATCTCGCCGCGTCCCATCCACCCTGCGGAGCAGTGGTAGGTACCGCGCAGTTGAACACCGTGCAGGCTGCCCGTTTCCTTCATCAACCCCGGCTCGCGGTAGCGAACGTTGGCGTAGGCATAGCCGAACTCGACGCCGCTGTGCAGCGCCGTGAGCGACGCGCCCTCC
Proteins encoded in this window:
- a CDS encoding alkaline phosphatase family protein, whose amino-acid sequence is MAKTPTKVMLIGLDCALPHMVERYVAEGYLPTIKKLIEKGTFATHCMPPYPTVTPPNWATIGTGSFAGTHGVTDFHNHTAGTNPGNENITQNWDRERINAEFIWEAADKAGKKCVVLTYPGSAPTRMTNGVIVGGNGFHVGENRKGLPGLDSTFYVCEDFIVSTDIYPNGFRGEFADADGWEGFEALGDDPQEMEVRLPFPKSIKKPVDTTWWVLAPEGENGYEEITLATGKTADSTLCTLKKGQWSEMIFTTIAMEDGTEEEVHFRCKLIELADDLSEFKLLVGTMAPTKGWAEPAEAWNGNRITKGSIHSNGGMIMAMLGSIDLDTYVEMNENLSMWNAECAVNLLENQEWDLFYMHSHPIDWMYHLVMTDMHEGSPAVREKAWEVHRRIYELEDRMIERILSQADKDTLVVLVSDHGATPDGPVFDPYKALEPAGLAFKTDSKAMENEVNPIALSQNIPDYARSKAVPQREVYVYVNLKGRDPEGIVEPEDYEKVQREICDALLTYVDPETGKRPVALALPKREARILGLYGDRVGDVVYALYPEFGGQHGHMLPTAEYGPGKLGVLLVLNGPNVKKNFRMERSCWLWDVVPTICELLGFPKPETCEGAVLYQALKDPNFKDKELEKLREGMKRMEAAMARDSREPWDHHDCA
- a CDS encoding methyl-accepting chemotaxis protein, producing MFLVPTVLVILVSVAASMWYMDSRLRTQSLDAETGAMAETADALGRSFEDYLSGGFGTLRILESQRTLASSILYYPTPVPYAEKFLKDVLDAEERFAALFIFNAKGVVTAGTDVSGAILRGTDVSGQPFFGEIMGGADDAVDTRVTRMGADGPLVFHAARVLRHEGRVVGGMACAVDWTLFARRFLDDVRIGATGYVFAIDAAGRFVAHPDGSLLLAGGSKTDFVRKALAAPDGVLNYEWRGEAKRVVTRPLSKAGIVLCATAAEDDLLAGLATSRRTMLVGGVAQTLLLSVGIALLVHFLAIRPLRAVADYAGRVADGDLDARLEGTFRGEFVDLRESIVHMTAELREKLGFGLGVLKSIAVPCGVLDRDGRIVHSNGEILAALGKPGRPEDYNGMTSGEFVCGDAGRTTAADVALRDRTRIEREVEYAAADGSRKIFKIVATPFYSLDDEVLGVVTLWFELTAIREQEQRIREQAGTLEAAARDALGVGEGLAGAVQSLGAQIEQSTVGATRQRERSAEVASAVTEMNASILEISRNAASSATGAEDVLSRGQEGQRVVGVAVESTVEVNRRVAAVAGQIEGLEAQASGIAEVMTIISDIADQTNLLALNAAIEAARAGDAGRGFAVVADEVRKLAEKTMAATRRVDETVGAIQRETKNCVGAMRDTADAARNSADMANGALGALRAIVEAGQRAADSVRDIAAAAEEQSVVCEQISEASVEVDSISGETAAAMVSSRGSVGELSELATRLEAIIHRMSV
- a CDS encoding outer membrane beta-barrel protein, giving the protein MRCFALRVMTALCLVCLVAHAAFAEEGASLTALHSGVEFGYAYANVRYREPGLMKETGSLHGVQLRGTYHCSAGWMGRGEMEYLGGGLDYDGQTQAGAPRESDTEDSLFQLRALVGYDIDRGDWALTPFIGIGYRYWFDDIEGSGGYEREIRQLYSPVGAELAFVRGKWRFGLCGEYDIFWGGRVKSRLSQAVSGLDDARNDQDMFDGYGLRGAVFVAYTFDGFGVVVEPYIRYWDIDESDSDEVSLGGAPYSTVVEPENTTRVYGVAVRVSF